Proteins from a single region of Pangasianodon hypophthalmus isolate fPanHyp1 chromosome 7, fPanHyp1.pri, whole genome shotgun sequence:
- the timm8a gene encoding mitochondrial import inner membrane translocase subunit Tim8 A, translating to MDSEGVRTDPQLQQFIETESQKQRFQQLVHQMTEVCWEKCMDKPGPKLDSRTEVCFINCVERFIDTSQFILNRLEQTQKTRDSFSETITD from the exons ATGGATAGTGAAGGCGTGAGAACTGACCCCCAGCTTCAGCAGTTCATTGAAACTGAGTCTCAAAAGCAAAGGTTTCAGCAGCTGGTTCACCAAATGACAGAAGTCTGTTGG GAGAAGTGCATGGATAAGCCTGGTCCGAAGCTTGACTCAAGGACAGAAGTGTGTTTTATAAATTGTGTTGAACGTTTCATTGACACAAGCCAGTTCATCCTCAACAGACTTGAACAAACTCAGAAGACAAGAGACTCATTCTCAGAGACCATAACAGACTAG